In a single window of the Neodiprion virginianus isolate iyNeoVirg1 chromosome 1, iyNeoVirg1.1, whole genome shotgun sequence genome:
- the LOC124301585 gene encoding cytoplasmic dynein 1 intermediate chain isoform X32: MMSDRKAELERKKAKLQAIREEKERRRKEKEQKDVEEATVRAAGADKDHRKDLDAMLSSLGVAPVSDVLSSLSSMNSLTPEQSANATPDASLQPSSINSVQSIPGRRKAPRDLTAVSVAHTDIPPKEPVVYSKQTQTAQTTHTSHDGYFETDWWRPRKAEDEESSLPHMDGFQSKLPPGILPHGLPQVKEVQPAVTQVEQEKEKEKPKEVRELSEEEKLMTILSEEFQRFLDRSSRVVERALGESVDIYTDYTGIIDGEDGIDEKSHQRLSLNRSFFCDRWSRNRCITSLDWSPQFPELLAASYKNNDDTPNDPDGVCLIWNTKFKKTTPEYIFHCQSSVMATTFARFHPNLILGGTYSGQIVLWDNRVQKRTPIQRTPLSASAHTHPVYCLSVVGTQNAHNLISISTDGKLCSWNLDMLSHPQETLELQARQSKPVAVTSLAFPSGDVNNFIVGSEDGTVYSACRHGTKAGVTETYEGHLGPVTGVSAHAVQGGIDFSHLFLTSSIDWTIKLWSLKENKPLYSFEHNGDYVYDVAWSPTHPALFAAVDGSGRLDLWNLNQDTEVPAASIIVDGCPALNTVSWTPSGLHVTVGDDTGKIWVYDVAENFAHPRIDEWNNFLYTQQDLKNNKADEELDKLNLSSGPSSLISMPSLSGPIR, encoded by the exons ATGATGTCGGATCGAAAAGCAGAATTAGAACGGAAGAAGGCCAAGCTGCAGGCGATTCGAGAGGAAAAGGAAAGGCGGCGTAAAGAAAAGGAACAAAAAGat gTTGAGGAAGCGACTGTACGAGCTGCAGGTGCCGATAAAGACCATCGGAAAGACTTAGATGCCATGTTATCATCCCTTGGGGTAGCACCAGTATCAG ATGTATTATCCAGTCTCTCTAGTATGAACTCTTTGACGCCAGAGCAAAGTGCCAATGCTACACCAGACGCAAGTTTACAACCTTCCAGTATCAATTCTGTTCAAAG TATTCCAGGAAGGCGAAAGGCTCCACGTGATTTAACAGCTGTTTCTGTGGCGCATACCGATATACCACCCAAGGAACCTGTGGTATATAGTAAGCAGACGCAAACTGCTCAGACGACGCACACTTCTCACGACG GCTACTTTGAGACCGACTGGTGGCGTCCCAGGAAAG CCGAGGATGAAGAAAGCAGTCTGCCCCACATGGATGGATTCCAAAGTAAACTTCCACCTGGAATTTTGCCTCATGGACTACCGCAAGTCAAAGAGGTTCAACCGGCCGTTACGCAAGTCGAAcaggagaaggaaaaagaaaaacccaAAGAAG TAAGAGAGCTTagcgaggaagaaaaattgatgacTATCCTCTCGGAAGAATTTCAACGATTCTTGGACCGTTCGAGCAGAGTGGTGGAAAGAGCTCTCGGTGAATCGGTAGATATTTACACAGATTATACTGGTATAATCGATGGAGAAGATGGAAT tgatGAAAAGAGTCATCAGCGTCTATCGCTGAATCGTTCATTTTTCTGTGATCGATGGTCACGTAATCGCTGCATTACTTCGTTGGATTGGTCACCGCAATTTCCAGAACTGTTGGCTGCTTCTTACAAAAACAATGACGACACACCAAATGATCCAGATGGAGTTTGTTTAATCTGGAACACTAAATTTAAGAAAACAACACctgaatacatttttcattgccAGTCGTCAGTAATGGCAACAACCTTTGCTAGGTTTCATCCAAATTTAATTTTGGGTGGCACCTATTCGGGGCAAATTGTTCTGTGGGATAATAGGGTTCAAAAAAGGACCCCCATTCAGCGTACTCCACTTTCAGCGTCTGCACACACG CATCCTGTGTATTGTTTAAGCGTAGTAGGAACTCAAAATGCGCACAATTTGATCAGCATTTCAACAGATGGAAAATTATGCTCGTGGAATTTAGACATGTTGTCCCATCCTCAAGAAACGCTTGAGCTTCAAGCAAGACAGTCGAAACCAGTCGCTGTAACTTCGCTTGCTTTTCCAAGTGGAGATGTCAACAATTTTATCGTTGGCAGTGAAGACGGTACTGTTTATTCAG CTTGCCGTCATGGGACCAAAGCTGGTGTCACAGAAACTTACGAAGGACACTTAGGACCTGTTACCGGAGTCAGTGCTCATGCAGTTCAAGGGGGCATTGATTTCTCGCATCTGTTTTTAACTTCGTCTATTGATTGGACGATTAAATTGTGGAGTTTGAAAGAGAACAAGCCTTTATACTCATTTGAGCATAATGGAGATTATGTGTACGATGTTGCATGGTCTCCTACACATCCTGCTCTATTTGCAGCTGTTGATGGATCTGGTCGTTTAGATTTATGGAATTTAAATCAGGATACAGAGGTTCCAGCAGCGAGCATAATCGTTGATGGATGTCCTGCTTTAAACACAGTCTCTTGGACGCCAAGCGGACTGCATGTTACTGTGGGCGATGATACTGGGAAAATATGGGTTTACGATGTAGCTGAG AATTTCGCTCATCCACGAATCGACGAATGGAATAATTTCCTCTACACCCAGCAAGATCTGAAGAACAACAAGGCCGATGAAGAGTTGGATAAGCTCAACTTGAGTTCAGGCCCTTCATCTTTGATATCCATGCCATCTTTGTCGGGTCCGatcagataa
- the LOC124301585 gene encoding cytoplasmic dynein 1 intermediate chain isoform X28, giving the protein MMSDRKAELERKKAKLQAIREEKERRRKEKEQKDVEEATVRAAGADKDHRKDLDAMLSSLGVAPVSDVLSSLSSMNSLTPEQSANATPDASLQPSSINSVQSIPGRRKAPRDLTAVSVAHTDIPPKEPVVYSKQTQTAQTTHTSHDGYFETDWWRPRKVLTFDDGQAEDEESSLPHMDGFQSKLPPGILPHGLPQVKEVQPAVTQVEQEKEKEKPKEVRELSEEEKLMTILSEEFQRFLDRSSRVVERALGESVDIYTDYTGIIDGEDGIDEKSHQRLSLNRSFFCDRWSRNRCITSLDWSPQFPELLAASYKNNDDTPNDPDGVCLIWNTKFKKTTPEYIFHCQSSVMATTFARFHPNLILGGTYSGQIVLWDNRVQKRTPIQRTPLSASAHTHPVYCLSVVGTQNAHNLISISTDGKLCSWNLDMLSHPQETLELQARQSKPVAVTSLAFPSGDVNNFIVGSEDGTVYSACRHGTKAGVTETYEGHLGPVTGVSAHAVQGGIDFSHLFLTSSIDWTIKLWSLKENKPLYSFEHNGDYVYDVAWSPTHPALFAAVDGSGRLDLWNLNQDTEVPAASIIVDGCPALNTVSWTPSGLHVTVGDDTGKIWVYDVAENFAHPRIDEWNNFLYTQQDLKNNKADEELDKLNLSSGPSSLISMPSLSGPIR; this is encoded by the exons ATGATGTCGGATCGAAAAGCAGAATTAGAACGGAAGAAGGCCAAGCTGCAGGCGATTCGAGAGGAAAAGGAAAGGCGGCGTAAAGAAAAGGAACAAAAAGat gTTGAGGAAGCGACTGTACGAGCTGCAGGTGCCGATAAAGACCATCGGAAAGACTTAGATGCCATGTTATCATCCCTTGGGGTAGCACCAGTATCAG ATGTATTATCCAGTCTCTCTAGTATGAACTCTTTGACGCCAGAGCAAAGTGCCAATGCTACACCAGACGCAAGTTTACAACCTTCCAGTATCAATTCTGTTCAAAG TATTCCAGGAAGGCGAAAGGCTCCACGTGATTTAACAGCTGTTTCTGTGGCGCATACCGATATACCACCCAAGGAACCTGTGGTATATAGTAAGCAGACGCAAACTGCTCAGACGACGCACACTTCTCACGACG GCTACTTTGAGACCGACTGGTGGCGTCCCAGGAAAG TTTTGACATTTGATGATGGCCAAGCCGAGGATGAAGAAAGCAGTCTGCCCCACATGGATGGATTCCAAAGTAAACTTCCACCTGGAATTTTGCCTCATGGACTACCGCAAGTCAAAGAGGTTCAACCGGCCGTTACGCAAGTCGAAcaggagaaggaaaaagaaaaacccaAAGAAG TAAGAGAGCTTagcgaggaagaaaaattgatgacTATCCTCTCGGAAGAATTTCAACGATTCTTGGACCGTTCGAGCAGAGTGGTGGAAAGAGCTCTCGGTGAATCGGTAGATATTTACACAGATTATACTGGTATAATCGATGGAGAAGATGGAAT tgatGAAAAGAGTCATCAGCGTCTATCGCTGAATCGTTCATTTTTCTGTGATCGATGGTCACGTAATCGCTGCATTACTTCGTTGGATTGGTCACCGCAATTTCCAGAACTGTTGGCTGCTTCTTACAAAAACAATGACGACACACCAAATGATCCAGATGGAGTTTGTTTAATCTGGAACACTAAATTTAAGAAAACAACACctgaatacatttttcattgccAGTCGTCAGTAATGGCAACAACCTTTGCTAGGTTTCATCCAAATTTAATTTTGGGTGGCACCTATTCGGGGCAAATTGTTCTGTGGGATAATAGGGTTCAAAAAAGGACCCCCATTCAGCGTACTCCACTTTCAGCGTCTGCACACACG CATCCTGTGTATTGTTTAAGCGTAGTAGGAACTCAAAATGCGCACAATTTGATCAGCATTTCAACAGATGGAAAATTATGCTCGTGGAATTTAGACATGTTGTCCCATCCTCAAGAAACGCTTGAGCTTCAAGCAAGACAGTCGAAACCAGTCGCTGTAACTTCGCTTGCTTTTCCAAGTGGAGATGTCAACAATTTTATCGTTGGCAGTGAAGACGGTACTGTTTATTCAG CTTGCCGTCATGGGACCAAAGCTGGTGTCACAGAAACTTACGAAGGACACTTAGGACCTGTTACCGGAGTCAGTGCTCATGCAGTTCAAGGGGGCATTGATTTCTCGCATCTGTTTTTAACTTCGTCTATTGATTGGACGATTAAATTGTGGAGTTTGAAAGAGAACAAGCCTTTATACTCATTTGAGCATAATGGAGATTATGTGTACGATGTTGCATGGTCTCCTACACATCCTGCTCTATTTGCAGCTGTTGATGGATCTGGTCGTTTAGATTTATGGAATTTAAATCAGGATACAGAGGTTCCAGCAGCGAGCATAATCGTTGATGGATGTCCTGCTTTAAACACAGTCTCTTGGACGCCAAGCGGACTGCATGTTACTGTGGGCGATGATACTGGGAAAATATGGGTTTACGATGTAGCTGAG AATTTCGCTCATCCACGAATCGACGAATGGAATAATTTCCTCTACACCCAGCAAGATCTGAAGAACAACAAGGCCGATGAAGAGTTGGATAAGCTCAACTTGAGTTCAGGCCCTTCATCTTTGATATCCATGCCATCTTTGTCGGGTCCGatcagataa
- the LOC124301585 gene encoding cytoplasmic dynein 1 intermediate chain isoform X27 — MMSDRKAELERKKAKLQAIREEKERRRKEKEQKDVEEATVRAAGADKDHRKDLDAMLSSLGVAPVSDVLSSLSSMNSLTPEQSANATPDASLQPSSINSVQSIPGRRKAPRDLTAVSVAHTDIPPKEPVVYSKQTQTAQTTHTSHDAHAFGYYDEYNLNPGLEWEDEFTAEDEESSLPHMDGFQSKLPPGILPHGLPQVKEVQPAVTQVEQEKEKEKPKEVRELSEEEKLMTILSEEFQRFLDRSSRVVERALGESVDIYTDYTGIIDGEDGIDEKSHQRLSLNRSFFCDRWSRNRCITSLDWSPQFPELLAASYKNNDDTPNDPDGVCLIWNTKFKKTTPEYIFHCQSSVMATTFARFHPNLILGGTYSGQIVLWDNRVQKRTPIQRTPLSASAHTHPVYCLSVVGTQNAHNLISISTDGKLCSWNLDMLSHPQETLELQARQSKPVAVTSLAFPSGDVNNFIVGSEDGTVYSACRHGTKAGVTETYEGHLGPVTGVSAHAVQGGIDFSHLFLTSSIDWTIKLWSLKENKPLYSFEHNGDYVYDVAWSPTHPALFAAVDGSGRLDLWNLNQDTEVPAASIIVDGCPALNTVSWTPSGLHVTVGDDTGKIWVYDVAENFAHPRIDEWNNFLYTQQDLKNNKADEELDKLNLSSGPSSLISMPSLSGPIR; from the exons ATGATGTCGGATCGAAAAGCAGAATTAGAACGGAAGAAGGCCAAGCTGCAGGCGATTCGAGAGGAAAAGGAAAGGCGGCGTAAAGAAAAGGAACAAAAAGat gTTGAGGAAGCGACTGTACGAGCTGCAGGTGCCGATAAAGACCATCGGAAAGACTTAGATGCCATGTTATCATCCCTTGGGGTAGCACCAGTATCAG ATGTATTATCCAGTCTCTCTAGTATGAACTCTTTGACGCCAGAGCAAAGTGCCAATGCTACACCAGACGCAAGTTTACAACCTTCCAGTATCAATTCTGTTCAAAG TATTCCAGGAAGGCGAAAGGCTCCACGTGATTTAACAGCTGTTTCTGTGGCGCATACCGATATACCACCCAAGGAACCTGTGGTATATAGTAAGCAGACGCAAACTGCTCAGACGACGCACACTTCTCACGACG CTCATGCATTCGGCTATTACG ACGAGTACAATCTAAATCCTGGTTTAGAGTGGGAGGACGAGTTTACAG CCGAGGATGAAGAAAGCAGTCTGCCCCACATGGATGGATTCCAAAGTAAACTTCCACCTGGAATTTTGCCTCATGGACTACCGCAAGTCAAAGAGGTTCAACCGGCCGTTACGCAAGTCGAAcaggagaaggaaaaagaaaaacccaAAGAAG TAAGAGAGCTTagcgaggaagaaaaattgatgacTATCCTCTCGGAAGAATTTCAACGATTCTTGGACCGTTCGAGCAGAGTGGTGGAAAGAGCTCTCGGTGAATCGGTAGATATTTACACAGATTATACTGGTATAATCGATGGAGAAGATGGAAT tgatGAAAAGAGTCATCAGCGTCTATCGCTGAATCGTTCATTTTTCTGTGATCGATGGTCACGTAATCGCTGCATTACTTCGTTGGATTGGTCACCGCAATTTCCAGAACTGTTGGCTGCTTCTTACAAAAACAATGACGACACACCAAATGATCCAGATGGAGTTTGTTTAATCTGGAACACTAAATTTAAGAAAACAACACctgaatacatttttcattgccAGTCGTCAGTAATGGCAACAACCTTTGCTAGGTTTCATCCAAATTTAATTTTGGGTGGCACCTATTCGGGGCAAATTGTTCTGTGGGATAATAGGGTTCAAAAAAGGACCCCCATTCAGCGTACTCCACTTTCAGCGTCTGCACACACG CATCCTGTGTATTGTTTAAGCGTAGTAGGAACTCAAAATGCGCACAATTTGATCAGCATTTCAACAGATGGAAAATTATGCTCGTGGAATTTAGACATGTTGTCCCATCCTCAAGAAACGCTTGAGCTTCAAGCAAGACAGTCGAAACCAGTCGCTGTAACTTCGCTTGCTTTTCCAAGTGGAGATGTCAACAATTTTATCGTTGGCAGTGAAGACGGTACTGTTTATTCAG CTTGCCGTCATGGGACCAAAGCTGGTGTCACAGAAACTTACGAAGGACACTTAGGACCTGTTACCGGAGTCAGTGCTCATGCAGTTCAAGGGGGCATTGATTTCTCGCATCTGTTTTTAACTTCGTCTATTGATTGGACGATTAAATTGTGGAGTTTGAAAGAGAACAAGCCTTTATACTCATTTGAGCATAATGGAGATTATGTGTACGATGTTGCATGGTCTCCTACACATCCTGCTCTATTTGCAGCTGTTGATGGATCTGGTCGTTTAGATTTATGGAATTTAAATCAGGATACAGAGGTTCCAGCAGCGAGCATAATCGTTGATGGATGTCCTGCTTTAAACACAGTCTCTTGGACGCCAAGCGGACTGCATGTTACTGTGGGCGATGATACTGGGAAAATATGGGTTTACGATGTAGCTGAG AATTTCGCTCATCCACGAATCGACGAATGGAATAATTTCCTCTACACCCAGCAAGATCTGAAGAACAACAAGGCCGATGAAGAGTTGGATAAGCTCAACTTGAGTTCAGGCCCTTCATCTTTGATATCCATGCCATCTTTGTCGGGTCCGatcagataa
- the LOC124301585 gene encoding cytoplasmic dynein 1 intermediate chain isoform X22 — protein MMSDRKAELERKKAKLQAIREEKERRRKEKEQKDVEEATVRAAGADKDHRKDLDAMLSSLGVAPVSDVLSSLSSMNSLTPEQSANATPDASLQPSSINSVQSIPGRRKAPRDLTAVSVAHTDIPPKEPVVYSKQTQTAQTTHTSHDAHAFGYYDEYNLNPGLEWEDEFTVLTFDDGQAEDEESSLPHMDGFQSKLPPGILPHGLPQVKEVQPAVTQVEQEKEKEKPKEVRELSEEEKLMTILSEEFQRFLDRSSRVVERALGESVDIYTDYTGIIDGEDGIDEKSHQRLSLNRSFFCDRWSRNRCITSLDWSPQFPELLAASYKNNDDTPNDPDGVCLIWNTKFKKTTPEYIFHCQSSVMATTFARFHPNLILGGTYSGQIVLWDNRVQKRTPIQRTPLSASAHTHPVYCLSVVGTQNAHNLISISTDGKLCSWNLDMLSHPQETLELQARQSKPVAVTSLAFPSGDVNNFIVGSEDGTVYSACRHGTKAGVTETYEGHLGPVTGVSAHAVQGGIDFSHLFLTSSIDWTIKLWSLKENKPLYSFEHNGDYVYDVAWSPTHPALFAAVDGSGRLDLWNLNQDTEVPAASIIVDGCPALNTVSWTPSGLHVTVGDDTGKIWVYDVAENFAHPRIDEWNNFLYTQQDLKNNKADEELDKLNLSSGPSSLISMPSLSGPIR, from the exons ATGATGTCGGATCGAAAAGCAGAATTAGAACGGAAGAAGGCCAAGCTGCAGGCGATTCGAGAGGAAAAGGAAAGGCGGCGTAAAGAAAAGGAACAAAAAGat gTTGAGGAAGCGACTGTACGAGCTGCAGGTGCCGATAAAGACCATCGGAAAGACTTAGATGCCATGTTATCATCCCTTGGGGTAGCACCAGTATCAG ATGTATTATCCAGTCTCTCTAGTATGAACTCTTTGACGCCAGAGCAAAGTGCCAATGCTACACCAGACGCAAGTTTACAACCTTCCAGTATCAATTCTGTTCAAAG TATTCCAGGAAGGCGAAAGGCTCCACGTGATTTAACAGCTGTTTCTGTGGCGCATACCGATATACCACCCAAGGAACCTGTGGTATATAGTAAGCAGACGCAAACTGCTCAGACGACGCACACTTCTCACGACG CTCATGCATTCGGCTATTACG ACGAGTACAATCTAAATCCTGGTTTAGAGTGGGAGGACGAGTTTACAG TTTTGACATTTGATGATGGCCAAGCCGAGGATGAAGAAAGCAGTCTGCCCCACATGGATGGATTCCAAAGTAAACTTCCACCTGGAATTTTGCCTCATGGACTACCGCAAGTCAAAGAGGTTCAACCGGCCGTTACGCAAGTCGAAcaggagaaggaaaaagaaaaacccaAAGAAG TAAGAGAGCTTagcgaggaagaaaaattgatgacTATCCTCTCGGAAGAATTTCAACGATTCTTGGACCGTTCGAGCAGAGTGGTGGAAAGAGCTCTCGGTGAATCGGTAGATATTTACACAGATTATACTGGTATAATCGATGGAGAAGATGGAAT tgatGAAAAGAGTCATCAGCGTCTATCGCTGAATCGTTCATTTTTCTGTGATCGATGGTCACGTAATCGCTGCATTACTTCGTTGGATTGGTCACCGCAATTTCCAGAACTGTTGGCTGCTTCTTACAAAAACAATGACGACACACCAAATGATCCAGATGGAGTTTGTTTAATCTGGAACACTAAATTTAAGAAAACAACACctgaatacatttttcattgccAGTCGTCAGTAATGGCAACAACCTTTGCTAGGTTTCATCCAAATTTAATTTTGGGTGGCACCTATTCGGGGCAAATTGTTCTGTGGGATAATAGGGTTCAAAAAAGGACCCCCATTCAGCGTACTCCACTTTCAGCGTCTGCACACACG CATCCTGTGTATTGTTTAAGCGTAGTAGGAACTCAAAATGCGCACAATTTGATCAGCATTTCAACAGATGGAAAATTATGCTCGTGGAATTTAGACATGTTGTCCCATCCTCAAGAAACGCTTGAGCTTCAAGCAAGACAGTCGAAACCAGTCGCTGTAACTTCGCTTGCTTTTCCAAGTGGAGATGTCAACAATTTTATCGTTGGCAGTGAAGACGGTACTGTTTATTCAG CTTGCCGTCATGGGACCAAAGCTGGTGTCACAGAAACTTACGAAGGACACTTAGGACCTGTTACCGGAGTCAGTGCTCATGCAGTTCAAGGGGGCATTGATTTCTCGCATCTGTTTTTAACTTCGTCTATTGATTGGACGATTAAATTGTGGAGTTTGAAAGAGAACAAGCCTTTATACTCATTTGAGCATAATGGAGATTATGTGTACGATGTTGCATGGTCTCCTACACATCCTGCTCTATTTGCAGCTGTTGATGGATCTGGTCGTTTAGATTTATGGAATTTAAATCAGGATACAGAGGTTCCAGCAGCGAGCATAATCGTTGATGGATGTCCTGCTTTAAACACAGTCTCTTGGACGCCAAGCGGACTGCATGTTACTGTGGGCGATGATACTGGGAAAATATGGGTTTACGATGTAGCTGAG AATTTCGCTCATCCACGAATCGACGAATGGAATAATTTCCTCTACACCCAGCAAGATCTGAAGAACAACAAGGCCGATGAAGAGTTGGATAAGCTCAACTTGAGTTCAGGCCCTTCATCTTTGATATCCATGCCATCTTTGTCGGGTCCGatcagataa
- the LOC124301585 gene encoding cytoplasmic dynein 1 intermediate chain isoform X23, with the protein MMSDRKAELERKKAKLQAIREEKERRRKEKEQKDVEEATVRAAGADKDHRKDLDAMLSSLGVAPVSDVLSSLSSMNSLTPEQSANATPDASLQPSSINSVQSIPGRRKAPRDLTAVSVAHTDIPPKEPVVYSKQTQTAQTTHTSHDGYFETDWWRPRKDEYNLNPGLEWEDEFTAEDEESSLPHMDGFQSKLPPGILPHGLPQVKEVQPAVTQVEQEKEKEKPKEVRELSEEEKLMTILSEEFQRFLDRSSRVVERALGESVDIYTDYTGIIDGEDGIDEKSHQRLSLNRSFFCDRWSRNRCITSLDWSPQFPELLAASYKNNDDTPNDPDGVCLIWNTKFKKTTPEYIFHCQSSVMATTFARFHPNLILGGTYSGQIVLWDNRVQKRTPIQRTPLSASAHTHPVYCLSVVGTQNAHNLISISTDGKLCSWNLDMLSHPQETLELQARQSKPVAVTSLAFPSGDVNNFIVGSEDGTVYSACRHGTKAGVTETYEGHLGPVTGVSAHAVQGGIDFSHLFLTSSIDWTIKLWSLKENKPLYSFEHNGDYVYDVAWSPTHPALFAAVDGSGRLDLWNLNQDTEVPAASIIVDGCPALNTVSWTPSGLHVTVGDDTGKIWVYDVAENFAHPRIDEWNNFLYTQQDLKNNKADEELDKLNLSSGPSSLISMPSLSGPIR; encoded by the exons ATGATGTCGGATCGAAAAGCAGAATTAGAACGGAAGAAGGCCAAGCTGCAGGCGATTCGAGAGGAAAAGGAAAGGCGGCGTAAAGAAAAGGAACAAAAAGat gTTGAGGAAGCGACTGTACGAGCTGCAGGTGCCGATAAAGACCATCGGAAAGACTTAGATGCCATGTTATCATCCCTTGGGGTAGCACCAGTATCAG ATGTATTATCCAGTCTCTCTAGTATGAACTCTTTGACGCCAGAGCAAAGTGCCAATGCTACACCAGACGCAAGTTTACAACCTTCCAGTATCAATTCTGTTCAAAG TATTCCAGGAAGGCGAAAGGCTCCACGTGATTTAACAGCTGTTTCTGTGGCGCATACCGATATACCACCCAAGGAACCTGTGGTATATAGTAAGCAGACGCAAACTGCTCAGACGACGCACACTTCTCACGACG GCTACTTTGAGACCGACTGGTGGCGTCCCAGGAAAG ACGAGTACAATCTAAATCCTGGTTTAGAGTGGGAGGACGAGTTTACAG CCGAGGATGAAGAAAGCAGTCTGCCCCACATGGATGGATTCCAAAGTAAACTTCCACCTGGAATTTTGCCTCATGGACTACCGCAAGTCAAAGAGGTTCAACCGGCCGTTACGCAAGTCGAAcaggagaaggaaaaagaaaaacccaAAGAAG TAAGAGAGCTTagcgaggaagaaaaattgatgacTATCCTCTCGGAAGAATTTCAACGATTCTTGGACCGTTCGAGCAGAGTGGTGGAAAGAGCTCTCGGTGAATCGGTAGATATTTACACAGATTATACTGGTATAATCGATGGAGAAGATGGAAT tgatGAAAAGAGTCATCAGCGTCTATCGCTGAATCGTTCATTTTTCTGTGATCGATGGTCACGTAATCGCTGCATTACTTCGTTGGATTGGTCACCGCAATTTCCAGAACTGTTGGCTGCTTCTTACAAAAACAATGACGACACACCAAATGATCCAGATGGAGTTTGTTTAATCTGGAACACTAAATTTAAGAAAACAACACctgaatacatttttcattgccAGTCGTCAGTAATGGCAACAACCTTTGCTAGGTTTCATCCAAATTTAATTTTGGGTGGCACCTATTCGGGGCAAATTGTTCTGTGGGATAATAGGGTTCAAAAAAGGACCCCCATTCAGCGTACTCCACTTTCAGCGTCTGCACACACG CATCCTGTGTATTGTTTAAGCGTAGTAGGAACTCAAAATGCGCACAATTTGATCAGCATTTCAACAGATGGAAAATTATGCTCGTGGAATTTAGACATGTTGTCCCATCCTCAAGAAACGCTTGAGCTTCAAGCAAGACAGTCGAAACCAGTCGCTGTAACTTCGCTTGCTTTTCCAAGTGGAGATGTCAACAATTTTATCGTTGGCAGTGAAGACGGTACTGTTTATTCAG CTTGCCGTCATGGGACCAAAGCTGGTGTCACAGAAACTTACGAAGGACACTTAGGACCTGTTACCGGAGTCAGTGCTCATGCAGTTCAAGGGGGCATTGATTTCTCGCATCTGTTTTTAACTTCGTCTATTGATTGGACGATTAAATTGTGGAGTTTGAAAGAGAACAAGCCTTTATACTCATTTGAGCATAATGGAGATTATGTGTACGATGTTGCATGGTCTCCTACACATCCTGCTCTATTTGCAGCTGTTGATGGATCTGGTCGTTTAGATTTATGGAATTTAAATCAGGATACAGAGGTTCCAGCAGCGAGCATAATCGTTGATGGATGTCCTGCTTTAAACACAGTCTCTTGGACGCCAAGCGGACTGCATGTTACTGTGGGCGATGATACTGGGAAAATATGGGTTTACGATGTAGCTGAG AATTTCGCTCATCCACGAATCGACGAATGGAATAATTTCCTCTACACCCAGCAAGATCTGAAGAACAACAAGGCCGATGAAGAGTTGGATAAGCTCAACTTGAGTTCAGGCCCTTCATCTTTGATATCCATGCCATCTTTGTCGGGTCCGatcagataa